GTTCTGCGGCATCTCGTCGGGCGCTAGCTTAGCCGCCGTGGCTAAAAAGCTGCCCGATGTGCCCCGGGGCGGCCGCATCCTCACCTTCTGCTACGACACCGGCGAGCGGTACCTCTCGGTCGACGGCCTGTTTGTGTAGGGGCCCCAGCGGTAGTTTGCCTATGCCAAAAAATAAAAAAGCCCCGCCGAAGCGGGGCTTTTTTAGTGGTTCTTGGGGCAGTACCGCAAGAGGAGGGGGCGTGCTTACTCGGCCGCCATTTTAGCGCCGCGGGTGGTGTACTTGGCAAATTGCTCGGGCGTGAGAATGCCTTTGAGGGCCGTTTTAAAGTCGGTGGCGTTGGCCTGAAGCGCCGTGTTTTTGGCCTTGTTGGAGTCGGGGCCGGTTTGGATGGCGTCAATTTTCTGGGCCCGCACGAGGGCGGCTGCTTTCACCTTGGCGACGGTGGCCGCGTCCAGCCCCAGCTGCTTGCCAATCTGCTGGCTCATGCGTTCGGCCCGCTGCTCGGGGGCGGCGGCTTGGTAGGAGGTAGCCATTTTGGTTTTGGCCGCAGTGGTGGCCGTGCCGGCTGCCGCCGCGGCCTGGGTGGCCTGAGCCGGCACGGTGGGCAGGGCTGGAGCGGCGGGCAGCTGCTGGGCGTGGCCCAGCACAGGGCCCACCAGCAGGAGGGCAAAAAGAAGAAAGCGCATGGTGAAATAGAAAAACCTTGCTTACCCAAGGATGGAAAATGCTATTCAAACGTAGCTATCCTTCAATGAAGCTTCAGTGAGTCTATCTTCACGTGGTTACTAAGCGCGGCTGGTAGCTTGCAATTCATTTTCCTTGCCGTGCCATGCCCGAATCCGTTGCCGAATTCATCCACCGCCACGATGCCGGGCGTGTACCCGAGCTGCTGGCCCTGCGCTACCACCGGATGCAGGCCGATGCGCTGGCCTTCTTCCGCGGCAGCGCCCCGCTTTACTACGCCCGGTTCCAAGCCGAGCCGCTGCTAAAAGCCAGCCCCGTGGCTTGGCTGTGCGGCGATGCCCACGTGGAAAACTTCGGCAGCTTCCGGGGCGATAACCGGCTGGTGTATTTCGACGTCAACGATTTCGACGAGGCCGTGCTGGGTCCCGTGGGCTGGGACGTGGGCCGCCTGGCCGTAAGCGTGCTGCTGGCCGCCGCCCGCTTCGGCCTGCCCCCGGCCGAGCGCCAGGCCCTGGCCCAGGACCTGCTGGCCGCCTACGCCGCGGCCCTGGCTACAGGCAAGCCCTACCAGCTGGAGCGGGCCACGGCCCGCGGCGTGGTGCGGCAGTTGCTGAAGGCCGTCGCGCAGCGCCGGCAGCGGGCGCTACTGGCGGGCCGTGCCCGCCGGCGCGGCGGCTGGCACCTGCTGCCCGCCCATGCCCCCAACCTACGGCCCCTGCCCCCGGCCGAGCACCAAGCTGTACTGCAAGGGCTGGAGGCGTGGCGGCAGGCGCAAGCCCACCCGCCCTGCGGCCCGCTGCTCGACGTGGCCGGGCGCATTGCGGGGGTGGGCAGCCTCGGGGTGCGGCGCTACGCCGTGCTAGCCGCGTCGCTGCGCCCCGGCAAGCTGCCCCGGCTCCTGGACTTGAAGGCGGCCCCCGCCGCGGCGCCGGCGGTGTATTGCCCCGTGCCCCAGCCCACGTGGGCCACGGAAGCGGAGCGCGTAGTCACTGCCCAAACGTGGCTGCAAGCCGTGCCCCCGGCCCTCCTCCAGCCGTTGGTGCTGGCCGAGCAGCCGTACGTGCTGCGGGAATTGCAGCCCGTGGCCGACAAGCTGGACTTTACCAACTTCACCCGCGGGGCCTCCGCTTTTCGAAACGCCGTGCCCACGTTTGGGCGCTTGCTGGCCTGGGCCCACCTGAGGGCCGCTGCCCATCAGGGCGCCGCGGGCCCCGACGAGCTAATGGCCTTTGGCCAGGCGGCTGCCGACTGGCTGCCCGGCCTGTTGCACTTCGCCACGGGAGCCAAGGCAGCGGTGCGCGAAGACTTTCACAGCTTCCGCCTCGCCTGCCGGGCCGGGCAACTGCCCGCCGCCCCCTAAAAAGCAAAAGCGCACCGAAGCACGCTTTTAAAGAAATTAAACGGAAAAGAGCCGGCTTAAACGGCTTGCGCCTCGAAGCCGGCTTCCTTCACCAGCGCCGCCACCTGCGGGGCCCCCAGCGTGGTGTGCACGGTGAGGAGTTTATCTGGCCCCGCTGTGTCAACCTGCCAGCTTTGGATGGCGGGCTCGCCGTTGAGGGCGGGGGTGATGGCGCGCACGCAGTTGGCGCAGTTGATGGTAGTTTTGAATTGGAGAGTAGCCATAAGGGAAGTAAGTAGGAAAGGAACCGCAACGGGCGGCCCAGTGCGTAACAAGCAAGCGGGCGTTTCTGTGCTGGGGCCCCGGTGCAGGATTGTGCCCCCAGGCAATGCAATTCGGCTAGGCCATAAAAACAGAAAAGCCCGGTACGCAAGCGAACCGGGCTTTTGAGAAAGTGGAGAATATCGGAGTCGAACCGATGACCTCTTGCATGCCATGCAAGCGCTCTAGCCAACTGAGCTAATCCCCCGTTTTGTGGGTTACCGCGGCGCCTATTGCGATTTGGTTCTGCAAAAGTAAGGCCCCGGCGCACATAGGCAAGGCCCCCAGCGCTTTTTTTGCCCAGCCAAAGCCAACGCCCAACTAATCAGCCAGAAAAAAAGCGGGCAGAACCGAAGTTCCGCCCGCTTTTCGAGGCAACGTGGGCCGAAAGGCTTAGTTGAAGAGGTAGCGCACGCCAACCTGGCCCTGCCACCGCGAGCCGATACCGCCAGTGTTGTTGCGGAACGTGTCCGTCAGCTTTACGCCAGCGGCCTTCGAGCCGTCGGTGGCCACGGACGGATTGGTCAGGTAGCGGTACTCAAACACTGGCTGGCCGGCGGCGTTGTAGCCATCGTAGGTCAGTGGATTACTGCGGTTGGGGGTCTGGAAAGTGCCCCAGTTGCTGTTGATTAGGTTACCGATATTGAAAATGTCGATGCTCAACTGCAAAGTATTGCGGTTGGTACCAATGTTGGTGAAGATGTCCTGGAGCAAGCGCATGTCCAGTGAGTGCTGCCAGGGCAATACGGCACCGTTGCGCTCCGCGTACTCGCCACGGTGCTTACTCAAGTACTTATCCTGGTTGATGTAGTTGTCCAGGTCTGTGAACTGCTGCGCTGCGGTGTATGTGCCGCCACCCTGAGCCGTAGTAAGGGTAATGTCACGCAGGTTGATTTCGTTGGCGTTACGTGGGATATACATCAGGTCGTTCGACGTTTGGTTGTCACCGTTCATGTCACCGGAGTATACATAGGAGAAGCGGCCAGCTGGTGCCCCTTGGTAGAACATGGAAAGTGTGGTTCCCAAGTGGCCCAAGTACTCGTGGCGATACGAAAGCGAACCAATCACGCGGTGCTGTAACAGGAACTGCGAATAGCTTAACGCCTCGGCGTTCGGATCGCCCGAGATCGAGCGGTCGCGCCAGATGGACTGAGCAATCGAGCCGCCGTCGTTCACCGAGCGGGAGTCGGAGTAGGTGTAAGCGGCGCTGGCGTATACGCCGTTATTGAAGGTCTTTTGCAGCTGCGCCGTGATGGCGTAGGAGTAACCCTTGTTGGTGTTCTTCATCAGGATAGCATCGCTGATGTTAGGGTTGGCAGCTGTGGCGCCGCCGCGGCCCGCGTAAATCTGGTAGTTGGCGGGAGAAGCAACCAAGCCGGCACTAGTACCCGTTAAGGGAGCACCGAGCGTACGGAAAATGGGGCGATTGTCAGCCCCAGCCGAGCGGGCAAATGGGTTGGCTTCCGTGCCGGGTAGGTTCACGTTCTGGTGATACACCGAGTTGATATCCTTCGTGTAGAAGGCTTCCAGGGTACCAATTACACCGCCGAATAGCTCCTGGTCGATGGCCAGGTTGGTGCGCCATACTTGGGGGAACTTGAAGTTCTGGTCCGTCACGGCCAAGTTGTAAGCCGTGTTGGCAGCAGCGTTCTGCGGCCGGTAGGCGTCCACATTCGGGCTGAAAGGATAGATGGAAGCGTTTGGGGTGGTTACGCCGTTTGCAGTTGTAGCAACCGCGCCGGCGGTGCTGAATGACCCAAATTGCACGCCGTTGTTGCTGGCTTGGTTCGAGAGCCACACAAACGGTACGCGGCCGGTGAAGATGCCTGTACCGCCGCGTAGCTGCGTTTTGCGGTCGTCGTTCACGTCCCAGTTAAAGCCCACGCGGGGCGAGAACAACACTTGCTTCTTGGGCAGGTTGCCCGTGTTAATCTTCACCCCGTCGCGGAACGTGAGGGCCGCGGCGTTGGTATTCTGCTGCAGGTCCGACGTTACAAAGGGCAAGTCGGCGCGAATGCCGTAGGTCACGCGCAGGTTGCTGCGGGGCGACCACTCATCCTGGAGGTAGAGGCCAAACTGGGCCGCCTGAATATCGGCGTAGGGAAACTGACCACCGGGCAGGGCTGAGTATTGCAGGTTGTAGCGTTGAGGCCCCTGGCGGGTTACCCCGGCCGCAAGCGGCGTAGCGGTAGCCGTAGTGCGGTTGTAGCTAAAACCAGCCGAGTTGTAAAAATCTTCCAGCGAGTTGAACGAGTAGTTGCCGTAGTAGTTCGGCGCAAAGCCGTTGCGGAACTTGTAATACTCGTTGTAGGTGCCCACCGTCACGTTGTGCTTGCCGAGGTAAGCGGTGAAGTTATCGCCGAGCTGGTACACGTCCGAATTGAGCAGGTTGAACGCCGTGAAGGGCTCGTAACCAAACGAGGTCAGCGAGTTTTGGGCGTTAATGCCACTTAGCGCGGCGCCGGTGCTTAGTCCCGTGCCGGTACCGATGTCAACCAGCGGGAAAGGGTTGCCGCCGAGGCTGGAGCGCAGGTCGCGGAAAGCCGAGTAGCCACCCGTCAGGTTGTTCGAGTACTTGCCGCTGCCGAATGTGCTGTTCAACTCGGCAATGATCGAGTTCAGGTTGTTGTTGATGGTGTAGTACGACGAAAGGAAGGGCAGGCCGAAGTATGACTGTGAACGCTGACCGGCGATGGCGCCGGAAGTGCTCGGCGGCACGTCGGAGAACGACTTCAAGTAGTTGTACTTGATGTTGAAGCGGTGGTTCTGGCTGATGTTCCAGTCCAAGCGGGCCGTAATCTTGTCGCTATTCGACCGGAGAACGAAGTTTTCATACGGGCCAGCGCTGTAGCCGTACTGTGCTTGCAGGAAGTTGCTGAGGGCATCAAGGTCGCGGCCCGAAGCCGTGGACACCGTGCCGCCCAGGGGAGGCGTGGTGGTACCCCGGTTGGCGGTGTAGTTACCCGTGGGCGGGTCGTTGCGGCGCTCGCGCTCAGCGTTCAGGAAGAAGAATAGCTTGTCCTTCACAATAGGACCCCCGATGCGGAAGCCGACGTTGTTCAGGTTGAAGGTGGGGTAGGGCGAGTCTACGTTGCCTACCTTGCTGCCCACAAATTGTTGGTTGCGGTAGAAGTCGTAGATCGAAGCCGAGAACTTATTGCTGCCCGAGCGGGTCACCACGTTGATGCCGGCCCCGGTGAAGGAACCCTGGCGCACGTCGAACGGGGCAATGCTCACCTGAATCTGGTCGATGGCGTCGAGTGAAATCGGCTGCGCGCCGGCCTGGCCGCCCACCGTCGACGATAGGCCGAAGGCGTTGTTGAAGATGGCGCCGTCGACAGTAATGTTGTTATAGCCGCTGTTGCGACCGCCGAAGCTCTGGCCGTTGGCCTGGGGCGTGAGGCGGGTGAAGTCGTTGAGCGAGCGGTTCAGGGTGGGCAGGCGCTCGATGGTTTCGCGCTGCACGGTGGTGCTGGCGCCGGTGTGGCTGGCGTTCATCACCGGGTCGCGGCGGCCGCTCACGGTCACTTCAGTCAGCTCGGTCGAAGCATCGTCCAGCTTCACGTCGAAGCGCAGGTTCTGGCCCAGGCTCAGGAACACGCCGTCGCGCTGCACGTCGCGGTAGCCCACGAAGCTCACTTTCACGGTGTAGGGCCCCCCGACGCGCATGTTCTGCAGGTTGAAGCGACCGTCGGAGTTGGTCGGCACCACGTACTGAGTGTTGGTGGGGGTGTGCACGGCGATAACCGTGGCCCCGGGCAGGCCCATCCCGGTTTTGTCCGAGATTACCCCGTTCATGGCGGCCGTGGTGGTGCCTTGGCTCCAACCCACCTGGGTTGTGAAAACCATCAGCACCAGCAGCAGCAGTTGGCGTAAACGTAAAAGCTTCATACGAAAAGGGTTAGTGGAGAAAAGAAACGCAGCAGAAGGGGTAAAAAAAGAATGAGTAACTGAGCAAGAGCAGTGTTAAGCCAACGTTACCTAATACTTTATTTACTCGGCACACCAAATGGCTAGGCAAAGGTAAGGGGAGTTCTTACAATCGGGGCCGCACGGCGCGGATGAACCGGCTCAAATAGTAATCCGATTCGAAGCTGTTTTCGACCACGCCCAGCGAGCTGGAGGCATGGATAAAATCCACCCCGTCAGCATCTACCACCGTTACCAGGCCCACGTGGGTGATGGTGCGGCTGCCGGGCGAGGCCCCGAAAAAAATCAGGTCGCCGGGGCGCAGGTCGGGCGCCGCCACGGGGGCCCCCCACACGGCCTGCTCGTTGGACGAGCGCGGAATGGCCACGCCCGCCTCGCCAAACGCCAGCTGGAGCAGGCCCGAGCAGTCGAGCCCGAGCCGCGTGGTGCCCCCGAACAAGTAAGGAGTGCCCTGGTAGGCGCGGGCTGCGTCGATGACGGTAGCCAGCGTACCGGTGGCGCTGCCGGCGCGAAACGGGCGCTTGGCCACGGTTTTGGTGGTGGCCCCGCCGGCGGGGCTGTACTTGTCCTTGGTTTTGAAGGCCGGGCGGGCGGGGCCCCGGCTGCCGTGCTTGAGGCGCACCATGTCGCGGGCCGAGCGGTAACGGCCGTCGCGGTAGTTGAGCTTGCGGCTGCACGCGCCCAGCACCAACGCGGCCCAGAGCCCAAACAGCAGCAGTATCTTCGTCGTCCTCCTACCCATCGGCGGCAAATATACTTTTATTCGCCGGTCAAAATAGGACCTTTGCGCCGCCGGTACAATTCCTCGGTGCCGATTGTTACTAGCTGTCAATCGTATACCTGCAAAATCTCATTTCTTTTTCTCATGCCCGACTTCCACGCCCTCACCCCCGCGCTGCTGGTACAGCTCGAAGCCATTGTGGGGCCCGCCCACGTGGCCACGGCCCAGCGCGTGCCCGCCGAGGAGTACGCCGCCTACGGCCAAGACCACACCGAGGACCTGCACTTTGCCCCCGACGTGGTGCTGACGCCCGGCACGCCCGAGGAAATCAGCCAAATCATGCGCCTCTGCCACGCGGCGCGGGTGCCCGTCACGGCCCGCGGGGCGGGCACGGGCCTCAGCGGCGGGGCCCTGCCGGTGCACCACGGCGTGGTGCTGCGCATGGCGCGCTTCGATAAAATTCTGCAAATCGACGAGCGCAACCTGCAAGCCACCGTCGAGCCCGGGGTGGTGACGGAGGCGTTCCAGAACGCCGTGCAGGCCGTGGGCTTGTTCTACCCGCCCGACCCGGCCAGCAAGGGCTCGTGCTTTTTGGGCGGCAACCTGAGCCAGAGCAGCGGGGGGCCCAAGGCCGTGAAGTACGGCGTGACGAAGGACTACGTGCTGAACCTGCAAGTGGTGCTGCCCACCGGCGACATCATCTGGACCGGCGCCAACACGCTCAAAAACGCCACCGGCTACAACCTCACGCAGCTCATGGTGGGCTCGGAAGGCACGCTGGGCATCATCACCAAAGCGGTGTTCCGGCTGCTGCCCTACCCGAAGCAGAACATCCTGATGCTGGTGCCCTTCCGCCAGGAGGCGCAGGCGGCCGAGGCGGTGTCGGCCGTATTCCGGGCCGGCATCGTGCCCTCAGGCATGGAGTTTATGGAGCGCGAGGCCATCGCCTGGTCGTCGGATTACCTCAAAATCCCGCTCACCCTGCCCGAGGACATCAAGGCCCACCTGCTCATCGAGCTGGATGGCCAGGACCTGGAGTACCTCTACAAGGAAGCCGAGCAGGTGTACGAAGTGCTGGAGCGCTACGACGTGGGCGAAATCCTGCTGGCCGATACGGCAGCCCAAAAGGACGAGCTGTGGCGCATTCGGCGCAACATCGGCAATTCGGTGCGCTACAATTCGGTGTACAAAGAGGAAGACACCGTGGTGCCCCGCGCCGAGCTGCCCACGCTGCTGAAGGGCGTGAAGGAAATAGGGGCCCGGTACGGCTTCAAAACCGTGTGCTACGGCCACGCCGGCGACGGCAACCTGCACGTCAACATCATCCGCGGCGACCTCGACGACGAGACGTGGAACGTGGGCCTGCGCGAGCCCATCAGCGAGATTTTCCGGCTCTGCGTGCGGCTGGGCGGCACCATCAGTGGCGAGCACGGCATCGGCCTGGTGCAGAAGGGCTACATCGGCATCGCCCTGCCCGACATCAACCTCGACCTGATGCGCGGCATCAAACAAGTGTTTGACCCGCACAGCATTATGAACCCAGGTAAAATATTTTAGTCCGTTGCTTTAGAGCCCCAGCGCGCTGTGTTAAGTCAATAAGAACGGTCATGCTGAGCGCAGCCGAAGCATCTCTCCCGCTGACTACTCTAATCGTTAGTAGATTAAATTACTCAGCGGGAGAGATGCTTCGGCTACGCTCAGCATGATCAGTTTTTTAATGCACAGTCCTCCAGGGCCTGTTTATTTCTGCGCGTCCTTCAACGTGTCCTCCCCGCCATACGGGGCCCCTTCGGTAATATCGCCGCGCAGGCCACCGTGGTCGGTGGCAGCGGGGGCCCCGGTGCGGCCGTCGGTGGGCACGGTTTGGGCGGAGGCGGCACCGGCGGGGCCCCCAGCGGCTTCGGCGGCGCGGGCCACGTACTGGCGCTTGGCTTCCTCCTGGGGCGTGCCCTTGTACTTGTTCCAGGAGTCCCACTGGCCCTGCGAGAGGCCCGCGGGCCCGCTGGCGTCGGTGGCTTCGTCGGCGGCCACGGCGTCGCCTTGCATATCTACGTCGCCGTCGGTAGCTTGCTTGTAGAGGCCGTAGAGGTCGGTCATCTGAGCCGCGGCGGCATCGGGTGGCAGGTTGTTGACCCGCTCCACGGCGGCTTGGAACTGTTGGTCGAGGGTGGCGTCGGAAGGATTCATACGGGGGGAAAATGGGTGGAAACTGCCGGGTGTACTGCCTTCGTGGGGCCCGGGTTGCGGATAGAACTCTGCGCTACGCTGGGGCCCCAACCGCTGGCCGTGCGTACTTTCGCCCGCAGCTTATGTGTGGAATTACCGGAGTTTTTGCCTTTTCTGATGCCGGCCGCCAGTCGCTGACGTGCTTGCAGGCATCCACCGATGCCATTGCCCGCCGTGGGCCCGACTCGCAGGGCCACTTCGTGTACGACCAGTGCGGGCTGGGTTTTCGCCGCCTGGCCATCCTCGATTTATCGGCCGACGGCAACCAGCCAATGACCGACGAAGCCGGCCGCTACACCATCGTTTTCAACGGCGAAATCTTCAACTACCGCGAGCTGCGCGAGAAATTGATTAAAAAAGGCTGCCGGTTTCACTCGCAGACCGATACCGAAGTTATCCTCCAGCTCTACATTACTGAAGGCCGCAGCTTCCTTAAAAAGCTGAACGGCTTCTTTGGCTTTGCCATCTACGACAAAGAGGAAAACTCGCTCTTCATTGCCCGCGACCGGTACGGCGTGAAGCCCCTGCTGGTGTACCGCGACGAAGACCAGCTATTTTTCGC
This genomic stretch from Hymenobacter sp. PAMC 26628 harbors:
- a CDS encoding DUF2252 domain-containing protein, whose product is MPESVAEFIHRHDAGRVPELLALRYHRMQADALAFFRGSAPLYYARFQAEPLLKASPVAWLCGDAHVENFGSFRGDNRLVYFDVNDFDEAVLGPVGWDVGRLAVSVLLAAARFGLPPAERQALAQDLLAAYAAALATGKPYQLERATARGVVRQLLKAVAQRRQRALLAGRARRRGGWHLLPAHAPNLRPLPPAEHQAVLQGLEAWRQAQAHPPCGPLLDVAGRIAGVGSLGVRRYAVLAASLRPGKLPRLLDLKAAPAAAPAVYCPVPQPTWATEAERVVTAQTWLQAVPPALLQPLVLAEQPYVLRELQPVADKLDFTNFTRGASAFRNAVPTFGRLLAWAHLRAAAHQGAAGPDELMAFGQAAADWLPGLLHFATGAKAAVREDFHSFRLACRAGQLPAAP
- a CDS encoding heavy-metal-associated domain-containing protein, giving the protein MATLQFKTTINCANCVRAITPALNGEPAIQSWQVDTAGPDKLLTVHTTLGAPQVAALVKEAGFEAQAV
- a CDS encoding TonB-dependent receptor; the encoded protein is MKLLRLRQLLLLVLMVFTTQVGWSQGTTTAAMNGVISDKTGMGLPGATVIAVHTPTNTQYVVPTNSDGRFNLQNMRVGGPYTVKVSFVGYRDVQRDGVFLSLGQNLRFDVKLDDASTELTEVTVSGRRDPVMNASHTGASTTVQRETIERLPTLNRSLNDFTRLTPQANGQSFGGRNSGYNNITVDGAIFNNAFGLSSTVGGQAGAQPISLDAIDQIQVSIAPFDVRQGSFTGAGINVVTRSGSNKFSASIYDFYRNQQFVGSKVGNVDSPYPTFNLNNVGFRIGGPIVKDKLFFFLNAERERRNDPPTGNYTANRGTTTPPLGGTVSTASGRDLDALSNFLQAQYGYSAGPYENFVLRSNSDKITARLDWNISQNHRFNIKYNYLKSFSDVPPSTSGAIAGQRSQSYFGLPFLSSYYTINNNLNSIIAELNSTFGSGKYSNNLTGGYSAFRDLRSSLGGNPFPLVDIGTGTGLSTGAALSGINAQNSLTSFGYEPFTAFNLLNSDVYQLGDNFTAYLGKHNVTVGTYNEYYKFRNGFAPNYYGNYSFNSLEDFYNSAGFSYNRTTATATPLAAGVTRQGPQRYNLQYSALPGGQFPYADIQAAQFGLYLQDEWSPRSNLRVTYGIRADLPFVTSDLQQNTNAAALTFRDGVKINTGNLPKKQVLFSPRVGFNWDVNDDRKTQLRGGTGIFTGRVPFVWLSNQASNNGVQFGSFSTAGAVATTANGVTTPNASIYPFSPNVDAYRPQNAAANTAYNLAVTDQNFKFPQVWRTNLAIDQELFGGVIGTLEAFYTKDINSVYHQNVNLPGTEANPFARSAGADNRPIFRTLGAPLTGTSAGLVASPANYQIYAGRGGATAANPNISDAILMKNTNKGYSYAITAQLQKTFNNGVYASAAYTYSDSRSVNDGGSIAQSIWRDRSISGDPNAEALSYSQFLLQHRVIGSLSYRHEYLGHLGTTLSMFYQGAPAGRFSYVYSGDMNGDNQTSNDLMYIPRNANEINLRDITLTTAQGGGTYTAAQQFTDLDNYINQDKYLSKHRGEYAERNGAVLPWQHSLDMRLLQDIFTNIGTNRNTLQLSIDIFNIGNLINSNWGTFQTPNRSNPLTYDGYNAAGQPVFEYRYLTNPSVATDGSKAAGVKLTDTFRNNTGGIGSRWQGQVGVRYLFN
- a CDS encoding C40 family peptidase, producing the protein MGRRTTKILLLFGLWAALVLGACSRKLNYRDGRYRSARDMVRLKHGSRGPARPAFKTKDKYSPAGGATTKTVAKRPFRAGSATGTLATVIDAARAYQGTPYLFGGTTRLGLDCSGLLQLAFGEAGVAIPRSSNEQAVWGAPVAAPDLRPGDLIFFGASPGSRTITHVGLVTVVDADGVDFIHASSSLGVVENSFESDYYLSRFIRAVRPRL
- a CDS encoding FAD-binding oxidoreductase gives rise to the protein MPDFHALTPALLVQLEAIVGPAHVATAQRVPAEEYAAYGQDHTEDLHFAPDVVLTPGTPEEISQIMRLCHAARVPVTARGAGTGLSGGALPVHHGVVLRMARFDKILQIDERNLQATVEPGVVTEAFQNAVQAVGLFYPPDPASKGSCFLGGNLSQSSGGPKAVKYGVTKDYVLNLQVVLPTGDIIWTGANTLKNATGYNLTQLMVGSEGTLGIITKAVFRLLPYPKQNILMLVPFRQEAQAAEAVSAVFRAGIVPSGMEFMEREAIAWSSDYLKIPLTLPEDIKAHLLIELDGQDLEYLYKEAEQVYEVLERYDVGEILLADTAAQKDELWRIRRNIGNSVRYNSVYKEEDTVVPRAELPTLLKGVKEIGARYGFKTVCYGHAGDGNLHVNIIRGDLDDETWNVGLREPISEIFRLCVRLGGTISGEHGIGLVQKGYIGIALPDINLDLMRGIKQVFDPHSIMNPGKIF
- a CDS encoding acyl-CoA-binding protein, which translates into the protein MNPSDATLDQQFQAAVERVNNLPPDAAAAQMTDLYGLYKQATDGDVDMQGDAVAADEATDASGPAGLSQGQWDSWNKYKGTPQEEAKRQYVARAAEAAGGPAGAASAQTVPTDGRTGAPAATDHGGLRGDITEGAPYGGEDTLKDAQK